The following proteins come from a genomic window of Sporohalobacter salinus:
- the nuoF gene encoding NADH-quinone oxidoreductase subunit NuoF codes for MKSLRELEKLQEEFQENLKAAEKRILICGGTGCVSSGSRDVQDVLKEELANNNLEDEFGIVETGCHGFCEKGPIVIIYPEEIFYCEVSVEDVKKIVQKQLLKGEVVEELLYQDPVNKDNIFSYQDIDFYSEQQQIVLKNCGQINPEDIKEYLLTDGYQALGRVLTEMDPQEVIDEVKESGLRGRGGGGFPTGLKWQFARDSEGDKKYIICNADEGDPGAFMDRSLLEGDPHKIIEGMVIAGYAIGADEGYVYVRAEYPLAIERLEKALDQAGEYGLLGDNLFGTSFSFDLHIKAGAGAFVCGEETALMASIEGERGMPRPRPPFPAQKGLWGKPTNINNVETYANIAEIIDNGAEAFSSIGTGNSTGTKVFAMTGKINNTGLVEVPMGITMREIIYDIGGGIPNGKDFKAVQIGGPSGGCLPEEKLDLSIDYDSLINAGAMMGSGGLVIMDEDTCMVDIARFFLDFTVAESCGKCTPCREGTKRMLDVLEKITNGEGTLADINKLESLAETIKTASLCGLGQTAPNPVLSTLEYFRDEYEAHVEEQKCPAGTCEDLLNFKITEDCRGCTKCVNKCPTNAISGEAKKQHVIDVDECIKCGACIDACPFNAIVKE; via the coding sequence TTGAAATCCTTGAGAGAATTAGAAAAGCTGCAAGAAGAATTCCAAGAAAATTTGAAAGCAGCAGAAAAACGAATTCTAATTTGTGGGGGAACCGGTTGTGTTTCTTCTGGAAGTAGAGATGTTCAGGATGTATTAAAAGAAGAATTGGCAAATAATAATTTAGAAGATGAATTTGGAATAGTGGAAACAGGCTGTCATGGATTTTGTGAAAAAGGTCCAATTGTAATTATATATCCCGAAGAAATTTTTTATTGTGAAGTGAGCGTAGAAGATGTAAAAAAAATAGTACAAAAGCAGCTTTTAAAAGGAGAAGTAGTAGAAGAATTATTATACCAGGATCCGGTTAATAAAGATAATATCTTTTCTTATCAGGATATTGACTTCTATAGTGAACAGCAACAGATAGTATTGAAGAATTGTGGGCAAATCAATCCAGAAGACATTAAAGAATATTTGTTAACAGATGGTTATCAAGCATTGGGACGGGTTTTAACTGAAATGGATCCTCAAGAAGTAATTGATGAAGTTAAGGAATCAGGCCTTCGTGGACGAGGAGGAGGAGGATTTCCAACTGGATTGAAATGGCAGTTTGCTCGAGATAGTGAAGGAGACAAAAAGTATATTATTTGTAATGCTGATGAAGGGGATCCAGGGGCTTTTATGGATCGTAGTTTGTTGGAAGGTGATCCTCATAAAATTATTGAAGGTATGGTTATTGCAGGGTATGCCATTGGAGCAGATGAGGGATATGTCTATGTTAGAGCTGAATATCCTTTAGCTATTGAGCGTTTAGAAAAAGCACTTGATCAAGCTGGGGAATATGGATTATTAGGAGATAATCTTTTTGGAACAAGCTTTAGTTTTGATCTGCATATTAAAGCAGGTGCTGGAGCTTTTGTTTGTGGTGAAGAGACGGCTTTAATGGCATCAATTGAGGGAGAACGAGGCATGCCAAGGCCGAGACCCCCGTTTCCTGCTCAAAAAGGATTATGGGGAAAACCGACAAATATAAATAATGTAGAAACTTATGCTAATATAGCAGAGATTATTGATAATGGGGCTGAAGCTTTCAGTTCAATAGGTACCGGAAATAGTACGGGGACTAAGGTATTTGCTATGACAGGAAAAATTAATAATACTGGTTTAGTTGAAGTACCTATGGGAATTACAATGAGAGAAATTATTTATGATATAGGCGGCGGAATTCCTAATGGTAAAGATTTTAAGGCAGTACAAATTGGAGGGCCTTCTGGTGGTTGCTTGCCAGAGGAAAAGTTAGATTTATCTATTGACTATGATTCTCTAATTAATGCTGGAGCAATGATGGGGTCTGGTGGATTAGTGATAATGGATGAAGACACTTGTATGGTAGATATAGCTCGGTTCTTCTTAGACTTTACAGTAGCTGAATCATGTGGAAAGTGTACCCCTTGTCGTGAAGGAACTAAAAGAATGTTAGATGTATTAGAAAAAATTACTAATGGAGAAGGAACTTTGGCTGATATTAATAAGTTAGAGAGTTTAGCTGAAACAATTAAGACTGCTTCTTTATGTGGTTTAGGTCAGACAGCACCTAATCCAGTGTTATCAACTTTAGAATACTTTAGAGATGAGTATGAAGCTCATGTTGAAGAGCAGAAATGTCCTGCTGGGACATGTGAAGATTTATTGAATTTTAAGATTACAGAGGACTGTCGTGGATGTACTAAGTGTGTAAATAAATGTCCTACAAATGCTATCAGTGGAGAGGCTAAAAAGCAGCATGTTATAGATGTAGACGAATGTATTAAGTGTGGAGCTTGTATAGATGCCTGTCCATTTAATGCTATAGTTAAAGAATAA
- the fdhF gene encoding formate dehydrogenase subunit alpha, with product MVELTINDKQVEVPKNYTVLQACKDLNIEIPTLCYNEVLEPHGACRLCIVEVEGFDNLPASCTLQVENGMEIHTHSERVMEIRKNILGLLIADHPLNCLTCEQSGNCKLQDYCYEYDVEGPIFGTNEKEKLEIKDKNPFIEYDPNKCILCGRCVKVDQEIQCSDTLEFSQRGHKTLVSTAYEQDLSGEYSDCVFCGQCVEVCPTGALIYKPSKRQGREFDIDKKVQTTCPYCGVGCQLELEIKDNEVVKVGSVYKDGIPNSAGEACIKGRFGYQFISHDDRLTNPLIKRDGEFEEASWDEALDYIAENLSEVKEEYGSQAVGNLTSARCTNEENYLIQKFMRAVIGTNNVDHCAHLUHSPTVAGLAKSFGSGAMTNSISEVETSDVIFVTGSNTTEAHPVIGSKIKKAVKNGTKLIVADPREIGLSSVADIAVKQEPGSDIALINGLMHIIIKEDLHDKEFIEERTEGFEALKELVKDYPPEKVAKITNIPAKDIIEMARLYASGDRGAIYYAMGITQHKSGTKNVTSIACLAMLTGNIGKAGTGVNPLRGQNNVQGACDLGGLPNVYPGYQKVDNPEIQKKFETAWGVELSGEVGLTVVEMFNAIDEEEIKSLYIIGENPVISDPNQHHIEEALEELEFLVVQDIFLTETAEYADVVLPAACFAEKEGTFTNTERRIQRVRKAVSPPGEAKADWEIICDLANRMGYEMSYESPAVIMEEIAELTPIYGGIDYRRIDNKGLQWPCPDKSHPGTKFLHEGEFAHGKGIFHPADHMKPIEEVNEEYNYIMMTGRMLYHYHTGTMTRNSESIDQYKPDAYVEINEKDAKDLEIEDGDRVKIASRRGEVETYAKIGDIVEPGKIFMPFHYAESPANRLTNDELDPEGKIPEYKVTAVKIEKVS from the coding sequence ATGGTTGAACTTACTATCAATGATAAGCAGGTAGAGGTACCTAAAAATTATACAGTTCTTCAAGCTTGTAAAGACCTTAATATAGAGATACCGACTCTTTGTTATAATGAAGTGTTAGAGCCACATGGAGCTTGTAGATTATGTATAGTTGAGGTTGAAGGTTTTGATAATTTACCAGCTTCCTGCACATTACAAGTAGAAAATGGTATGGAAATACATACTCATAGTGAAAGAGTAATGGAAATAAGAAAAAATATATTAGGATTATTAATTGCAGATCATCCATTGAATTGTTTGACTTGTGAACAATCAGGAAATTGTAAATTACAGGATTATTGTTATGAGTATGATGTTGAAGGACCAATTTTTGGAACTAATGAGAAAGAAAAACTAGAAATAAAAGATAAAAATCCTTTTATTGAGTATGATCCCAATAAATGTATTTTATGTGGTAGATGTGTTAAGGTAGATCAAGAGATTCAGTGTTCTGATACCCTTGAATTTAGTCAAAGGGGACATAAAACTTTAGTATCAACTGCTTATGAACAGGATTTGAGTGGAGAATATTCCGATTGTGTGTTTTGTGGTCAGTGTGTAGAAGTTTGTCCAACAGGAGCTTTGATTTATAAACCTTCCAAGAGACAGGGAAGAGAATTTGATATTGATAAGAAAGTACAAACAACTTGTCCTTATTGTGGTGTAGGTTGTCAGTTGGAGTTAGAGATTAAAGATAATGAGGTAGTTAAAGTTGGTTCTGTTTATAAAGATGGGATTCCCAATTCAGCAGGAGAAGCATGTATTAAAGGACGTTTTGGTTATCAATTTATTAGTCATGATGATCGTTTGACTAACCCCTTAATTAAACGTGATGGAGAATTTGAAGAAGCCAGTTGGGATGAAGCTTTAGATTATATAGCTGAAAATTTAAGTGAAGTTAAAGAAGAGTATGGTAGTCAGGCTGTTGGCAACTTAACTTCAGCTCGATGTACTAACGAAGAGAATTACTTAATTCAGAAGTTTATGAGAGCTGTGATAGGGACAAATAATGTAGATCATTGTGCTCATTTGTGACACTCTCCTACTGTGGCTGGTCTAGCCAAAAGTTTTGGAAGTGGAGCAATGACAAATTCGATTAGTGAAGTTGAAACGTCTGATGTGATTTTTGTAACTGGTTCGAATACTACAGAAGCTCATCCAGTAATAGGTAGTAAGATTAAAAAAGCAGTTAAGAATGGTACTAAGTTAATTGTAGCGGATCCACGTGAGATTGGGTTATCATCTGTAGCTGATATTGCAGTCAAGCAAGAGCCTGGAAGTGATATAGCTTTGATTAATGGTCTAATGCATATAATTATTAAAGAAGATTTACATGATAAGGAGTTCATTGAAGAGAGAACTGAGGGATTTGAGGCATTAAAAGAACTTGTTAAAGATTATCCTCCTGAAAAGGTAGCAAAGATTACTAATATTCCGGCTAAGGATATAATTGAAATGGCGAGATTATATGCTTCTGGTGATAGAGGTGCTATTTATTATGCTATGGGAATTACCCAGCATAAATCTGGTACCAAGAATGTTACTTCAATTGCTTGTTTAGCAATGTTAACTGGGAATATAGGAAAAGCAGGTACTGGAGTTAATCCTCTAAGAGGTCAGAATAATGTACAAGGAGCTTGTGATTTAGGTGGACTGCCGAATGTTTATCCTGGTTATCAGAAAGTTGATAATCCTGAAATTCAGAAGAAATTTGAGACTGCTTGGGGAGTAGAGTTGTCTGGTGAGGTTGGACTTACTGTAGTAGAGATGTTTAATGCTATTGACGAGGAGGAAATAAAAAGTCTGTATATTATTGGAGAGAATCCAGTAATTTCTGATCCTAATCAACATCATATTGAAGAAGCTTTAGAGGAACTGGAGTTTTTAGTTGTTCAAGATATTTTCTTGACTGAAACAGCAGAATATGCTGATGTTGTTTTGCCAGCTGCTTGTTTTGCTGAAAAAGAAGGGACATTTACTAATACAGAGCGTAGAATTCAGCGAGTACGAAAAGCAGTATCACCACCAGGGGAGGCAAAAGCAGATTGGGAGATTATCTGTGATTTGGCTAACAGAATGGGATATGAGATGAGTTATGAGTCTCCGGCAGTGATTATGGAAGAAATAGCAGAGTTGACGCCTATTTATGGTGGCATTGATTATAGACGGATAGATAATAAAGGATTGCAGTGGCCATGTCCTGATAAGAGTCATCCTGGAACTAAGTTCTTACATGAGGGTGAATTTGCTCATGGGAAAGGAATATTCCATCCAGCTGATCACATGAAACCAATAGAAGAAGTAAATGAAGAGTATAATTATATTATGATGACTGGAAGAATGTTATATCATTACCATACTGGAACTATGACTAGGAATTCTGAATCTATTGATCAATATAAGCCAGATGCTTATGTAGAGATTAATGAAAAAGATGCTAAAGATTTAGAGATAGAAGATGGAGATAGAGTAAAGATTGCTTCTCGTAGAGGTGAAGTAGAAACTTATGCTAAGATAGGTGATATAGTTGAACCAGGAAAGATATTTATGCCCTTCCATTATGCTGAAAGTCCGGCTAATAGATTAACTAATGATGAGTTGGATCCAGAGGGAAAAATCCCAGAATATAAGGTAACAGCAGTTAAAATTGAGAAAGTAAGTTAA
- the fdhD gene encoding formate dehydrogenase accessory sulfurtransferase FdhD produces the protein MVKSKEVSIIRVSKDGNNKVTDSVVVELPLTIILNGEEVVTMLCTPEKIDYLAVGFLKSEGLITDHNDIRNVEINEEDGIVEVITEEEISSLVKKLYDTRTITSGCGKGTVFYNVIDSMQCSQIGTELEISIDQTLKLVKKLQKKANLFQKTGGSHSSALCNLEEVMIFSEDIGRHNAVDKIVGEAIMKGLSLDDKLLVTSGRVSSEILLKTAKLGLPILISRSAPTSLAVKMAEELNLTLICFARRNRMNIYTHDWRIKT, from the coding sequence ATGGTTAAATCAAAGGAAGTTTCTATTATAAGAGTAAGTAAAGATGGAAATAATAAAGTAACTGATTCAGTAGTTGTAGAGTTACCTTTGACTATCATTCTCAATGGAGAAGAAGTAGTTACTATGCTTTGTACGCCTGAAAAAATTGATTATTTAGCTGTCGGCTTTTTGAAATCAGAAGGACTAATTACTGATCATAATGATATAAGAAATGTTGAAATTAATGAAGAGGATGGTATTGTTGAAGTAATAACTGAAGAAGAAATTTCTTCTTTAGTAAAGAAATTATATGACACGAGGACAATTACTTCTGGCTGTGGAAAGGGAACAGTTTTTTACAATGTAATTGATTCTATGCAGTGTAGTCAAATTGGAACTGAATTAGAAATTAGTATAGATCAAACTTTGAAGTTAGTCAAAAAGCTACAGAAGAAAGCTAATTTATTTCAAAAAACAGGAGGGTCTCATAGTTCAGCTCTCTGTAACTTAGAAGAGGTTATGATTTTTAGTGAGGATATTGGACGGCATAATGCTGTTGATAAAATAGTTGGAGAAGCAATTATGAAGGGACTTAGTCTTGATGATAAGTTGTTAGTTACTAGTGGTCGGGTTTCTTCGGAAATTTTATTAAAAACAGCTAAATTAGGACTGCCTATTCTTATTTCACGTTCTGCTCCTACTTCTCTTGCAGTTAAAATGGCTGAAGAGTTAAACTTGACTTTGATCTGTTTTGCTCGAAGGAATAGAATGAATATATATACTCATGATTGGCGGATTAAGACTTAA
- the selA gene encoding L-seryl-tRNA(Sec) selenium transferase, protein MEKYLRQIPAVDKILQQEPIEELAAQYSRETIVDIIRRVNEELREEILSGDLSDDFEVSVKRVVKLALDKADEWLSPSLQAVINGTGVVIHTNLGRSLLTEAAQERLVEVAQNYSTLEIDVETGDRGSRYEHVTELLTYLTGAEDSLVVNNNAGAVLLALSTLAEGKEVIISRGQLVEIGGSFRVPDVMKQSGAELIEVGTTNKTHLKDYRAAINEKTGLLLDVHTSNYRIVGFAEQVALEELVELGAENDIPVLNDLGSGTLIDFGQYGFSPEPTVQDNINAGADVVTFSGDKLLGGPQAGIIVGKEEYIQQIKENPLNRALRVDKFTLAALEETLRLYLDSETAVKKVPTLQLLTLDSEVLKDRADRLASKLDELAGLEVEVDPGSSQVGGGAFPNEDLPTFLVKVSVSHLTANEVGNRLRECNPPLFTRIQNEKIIIDPRTIKDEEINTIFSHFSSLVEEA, encoded by the coding sequence ATGGAAAAATATTTACGACAGATTCCAGCTGTTGATAAAATATTACAACAAGAGCCGATTGAGGAGTTAGCTGCTCAATATTCTCGTGAAACTATAGTTGATATAATTAGAAGAGTTAATGAAGAGTTACGAGAAGAGATTTTGAGCGGAGATTTATCTGATGATTTTGAAGTATCAGTGAAAAGAGTAGTTAAATTAGCTTTAGATAAAGCTGACGAATGGTTAAGTCCAAGCCTTCAGGCTGTGATTAATGGAACAGGAGTGGTGATTCATACTAATTTGGGACGGTCACTATTGACTGAAGCGGCTCAGGAAAGGTTAGTTGAAGTTGCTCAGAATTATTCTACTTTGGAAATAGATGTTGAGACGGGAGATAGGGGTTCACGCTATGAACATGTAACAGAATTATTAACTTATTTGACTGGAGCAGAAGATAGTTTAGTTGTTAACAATAATGCTGGAGCTGTTCTATTAGCTCTAAGTACGTTGGCTGAGGGTAAAGAAGTAATTATTTCCCGGGGGCAGTTGGTAGAGATAGGTGGATCCTTTCGAGTTCCTGATGTAATGAAACAGAGTGGAGCTGAATTGATTGAGGTAGGAACTACTAATAAGACGCACTTGAAGGATTATAGAGCAGCAATTAATGAAAAGACAGGCCTATTATTGGATGTTCATACTAGTAATTATCGAATTGTTGGTTTTGCTGAACAGGTAGCATTAGAAGAGTTGGTAGAATTAGGAGCAGAAAATGATATACCAGTTTTAAATGATTTAGGTAGTGGAACTTTAATTGATTTTGGACAGTATGGTTTTAGTCCAGAACCTACTGTTCAGGATAATATTAATGCTGGAGCGGATGTTGTAACTTTTAGCGGCGATAAGTTATTAGGAGGACCACAAGCTGGAATTATTGTTGGAAAGGAAGAGTATATTCAACAGATAAAAGAGAATCCTCTTAATAGGGCACTTCGAGTTGATAAGTTTACTTTAGCTGCTTTAGAAGAAACACTACGTCTTTATTTAGATTCAGAAACGGCGGTTAAGAAGGTACCTACACTACAGTTATTGACACTAGATTCAGAAGTATTAAAAGATCGGGCTGATAGATTAGCTTCAAAATTAGATGAACTAGCTGGATTAGAAGTAGAAGTAGATCCAGGTTCTTCACAAGTAGGAGGCGGAGCTTTTCCTAATGAGGATTTACCGACATTTTTAGTTAAAGTTTCTGTTTCTCATTTAACGGCTAATGAGGTAGGTAATAGATTAAGAGAATGTAATCCACCTCTTTTCACTCGAATTCAAAATGAGAAAATAATTATTGATCCTAGAACCATCAAAGATGAAGAGATTAATACAATATTTTCTCATTTTAGCAGTTTAGTAGAGGAGGCATAA
- the selB gene encoding selenocysteine-specific translation elongation factor: protein MKHLILGTAGHIDHGKTTLIQKLTGENTDRLKEEQNRGISIDLGFTSFELEDEEIELGIIDVPGHEKLVKNMLAGAGGIDLALLVVAADEGFMQQTKEHLNILELLGVEAGIVAITKVDMVEEEWLELVKDDIRDKLAGTFLEEAALVSVSGVTGTGIEKLIGELGQVARGLEPKDQDDNIYYPLDRAFSIDGFGTVVTGTLMAGSLKPGDKGIIYPQEKEVEVRNLHVHGESVQEAVAGQRVGTNLANVDVDDISRGDILATPDTLAPTTLMDVKIELLSDAPLSLEHNDRLRIHLGAKEVFGRISILNKDAIYPGEEAYVQLRLEEPMVAYYNQPFVIRRYSPMVTIGGGRVLLSECGKHQRFDDELLTKLEIQEQGSDLERVGVIMQGREQTVNPKDLVIETGLTIDEITDKCEELVAEGRTFKFTVGQQSSYLHCNDYNLLKEQILKNLRDYHHQHHLRWGQAKEEVRSQLQFELSKQEYDDFLASLEDERIIEINKANIKLKKHEIKLNEEEKELKDRIENEFRNNSFMPPTLQELKEELEVDEELVEDLFDLLVRKDILKRIDAETYLHYKALDEAKEMLKDFLADNESITLADYRDLLESSRKYTLPLLNYFDQQGLTKRVGDKRILVE from the coding sequence ATGAAACATTTAATTTTAGGGACAGCGGGTCATATTGATCATGGGAAAACAACATTGATTCAAAAGTTAACTGGAGAAAATACTGATAGATTAAAAGAAGAACAAAACCGCGGAATTTCAATTGATCTTGGCTTTACTTCTTTTGAATTAGAAGATGAAGAAATAGAGTTAGGAATTATTGATGTACCTGGACATGAGAAGCTTGTAAAAAATATGCTGGCTGGAGCCGGGGGCATAGATTTAGCTTTATTAGTAGTTGCTGCTGATGAAGGTTTTATGCAGCAGACAAAAGAGCATCTTAATATTTTGGAATTATTAGGAGTAGAAGCAGGAATAGTAGCTATTACTAAAGTAGATATGGTAGAAGAAGAATGGCTGGAATTGGTTAAAGATGACATAAGAGATAAATTAGCAGGTACTTTTTTGGAAGAGGCAGCCTTAGTTTCAGTTTCAGGAGTAACAGGAACTGGAATTGAGAAATTAATAGGAGAATTGGGGCAGGTGGCTAGAGGATTAGAACCTAAGGATCAGGATGATAATATCTATTATCCGCTTGATAGAGCTTTTTCGATAGATGGGTTTGGTACAGTAGTAACTGGAACTTTAATGGCTGGTAGTCTAAAGCCGGGGGATAAAGGGATTATTTATCCTCAGGAAAAAGAAGTGGAGGTTAGAAATCTTCATGTACATGGAGAATCAGTACAGGAAGCAGTAGCTGGTCAAAGAGTAGGTACTAATCTAGCTAATGTAGATGTTGATGATATTTCACGCGGGGATATTCTAGCGACTCCTGATACATTAGCTCCAACTACATTAATGGATGTTAAGATAGAACTTCTATCTGATGCTCCTTTGAGTTTAGAGCATAATGATCGATTAAGAATTCATTTAGGAGCTAAAGAGGTTTTTGGTCGAATTAGTATTTTGAATAAAGATGCTATCTATCCCGGAGAAGAAGCATATGTCCAATTGAGATTAGAAGAACCTATGGTTGCTTATTATAATCAACCTTTTGTTATTAGACGTTATTCGCCAATGGTAACTATTGGTGGTGGGAGAGTTTTACTTTCTGAATGTGGGAAACATCAACGTTTTGATGATGAATTACTAACTAAATTAGAAATACAGGAGCAGGGAAGTGATTTAGAACGAGTTGGGGTTATAATGCAAGGTCGTGAGCAAACAGTTAATCCGAAGGATTTAGTAATAGAAACAGGTTTGACAATTGATGAGATAACTGATAAATGTGAAGAATTAGTAGCGGAAGGAAGAACTTTTAAATTCACTGTTGGACAGCAGTCTTCATATTTACATTGTAATGACTATAATCTACTTAAGGAGCAAATTCTGAAAAATTTAAGAGATTACCATCACCAGCATCATCTTCGTTGGGGGCAGGCAAAAGAAGAGGTGAGGAGTCAACTACAATTTGAGTTGAGTAAACAAGAATATGATGATTTTCTAGCCAGTCTCGAAGATGAGAGAATAATTGAAATAAACAAAGCTAATATTAAATTAAAAAAACATGAAATAAAATTAAATGAAGAAGAAAAAGAGCTTAAAGATAGGATAGAGAATGAGTTTAGGAACAATTCTTTTATGCCGCCTACATTACAAGAATTAAAGGAAGAGTTAGAGGTTGATGAAGAATTAGTAGAGGATTTATTTGATTTGCTGGTAAGAAAAGATATACTAAAGAGAATAGATGCAGAGACTTACTTGCATTACAAAGCTTTAGATGAAGCTAAAGAAATGTTAAAAGACTTTTTAGCTGATAATGAAAGTATTACTTTGGCAGATTACAGAGATTTATTGGAAAGTAGTCGAAAGTATACATTGCCATTACTAAATTACTTTGATCAACAAGGTTTGACAAAACGAGTTGGAGATAAGCGAATTTTAGTTGAATAA
- the grdA gene encoding glycine/sarcosine/betaine reductase complex selenoprotein A, with the protein MLEDKKVVIIGDRDGIPGPAIQECIETTGAEVVFSSTECFVUTAAGAMDLENQKRVKEITEEHGAENVVVVLGGAEPEASGLAAETVTNGDPTFAGPLAGVQLGLRVYHVLEPEIKEEIDEEVYEEQISMMEMVLEVDDIVDEVALYRGKYCQFE; encoded by the coding sequence ATGTTAGAAGACAAGAAAGTTGTCATTATTGGCGACCGCGATGGTATTCCGGGGCCTGCAATTCAAGAATGTATTGAAACAACAGGCGCCGAAGTTGTATTTAGTTCCACAGAGTGCTTTGTGTGAACGGCCGCAGGTGCTATGGACCTAGAGAATCAAAAAAGAGTTAAGGAGATCACTGAGGAACATGGAGCAGAAAATGTAGTAGTAGTTTTAGGGGGAGCAGAGCCAGAAGCTTCAGGCTTAGCTGCTGAAACTGTTACTAATGGTGATCCAACTTTTGCAGGTCCATTAGCAGGAGTCCAGTTAGGACTCAGAGTTTATCACGTTTTAGAACCTGAAATTAAAGAGGAAATTGATGAAGAAGTATATGAGGAACAAATAAGCATGATGGAAATGGTATTAGAGGTAGACGACATTGTTGATGAAGTTGCTTTATATAGAGGGAAGTATTGTCAATTTGAATAA